AAGTCGAACCACTGCCAGAGGTGCTGGGTCGTGGTGATGCCCCGCTTCAGGATGACGGTGCCAAAGGTGACCCGTCCGGCCCGTTGCACCGCGCCGAAGTTGCGGCCCCCCTCTTTGATGACATGGGGTTCCATGGTGGCCTCCAGGCCGCTGCATTCCGAGAACTGGCCGCTGCACAAGGGCACTTTGCCCTGGCTCTCCTGGAAATCAACCCGGAAGCGGAAAACGTGCAGCGGATCGGGCTGGCGTTCTTCGGTCATGGCTGCCTTATCCTCCTGGCGAGGCCAGGGAGACCTGGCCTCCCTCGTCCATGGCCAGCACCACCGCGATCTCCTCCACCGTGGCTGCGGCGTCGAACTGAATTTGGGCCACCAGGCGGCCGTTGTCCAGGTCGTTCTGGGTCATGGTGCTGCGGTCGCAGCGCACCTGGAACGCCTCCTCGGGGCTGCGGCCCCGCAGGGCCCCGGCCTGGAGCAGACGCAGAAGGAGCCGGTTCAGGGCGTCCTGCACCGCGGCCCACAGCCGTTCGCCCGAAGTCTCGAAGACCAGCCCTTCCCCCTGGCGGCGGGCCTCCCGCAGGAGGATGGCCACCAGGCGGTTGACGCCGGCCAGCCGGTAGCTCTCGTCCAGGGAGGTGGTGACGTCGGAGAGGAGGCGCAGGCCGTCGGGCGTCTCCCCCAGGGTGGTGACGCGCTCCACCAGCGCCCGGGCCGACGCGGCGTTCCCCGATCCCAGGGGGCGCTCCAGCAGTTGCGCCCGGTCCAGCCGGGGCAACAGGGCGTGGACATCACCCAGGCGCCGGCCGGCCGCGCTGCGAAAGGCACCCTGCTCCAGGGCGTTGTGGGCCAGGATGCCGGCCAGGACGCCGTCGGGGGGCTCTGCCTGTTCCGGCAGGGAGGCGCTGATGGCGGTGCCCACCCAGGGGAAGGCCAGCTGGAGGAAGGCGCTGGCGAGCCCCGTGGGGCTGGCATCCAGGCCGTGGGCCAGGGGGCCCCTCCCCTGGTCGATGAGGAAGCCCAGCAGGTGGCGCTCGGCCGGGCTGCCCGGTTGGGGGAGGGGAAGCGCAGCGATGAGCTGAACCTCCCGGCGGTGGCGGGCGATGAGTTGACCGGCCATGTTCAGGGCCCGGGCCCACTGGCCATAGCCCGCCTGGTCGCAGCGGGGCGCCCGCAGCCGCGCCGCCCCTGATGGGCCGGCCCCCTGGGCCGTGGAGGATGTCGGCGGGGACTCACCGGGCACAACAGCCGGGGTCCCACACTCGACCCACGCCTCCGGCAGGGGGAGCGGCGGGGGCAGGGGGGCGGGCGGCAACGGATCGGTGGCCACCAGGTCCGGCAGGTCCGGCAGGCAGAGCATGGCGACGTCGGGCAGGCCCAGGACGTGGCCCATGCCCCGCCAGCTGCGCTGCTCGGCAGGCTCCGACGCCAGCACGGTGGGGTAGCCGGGGATGAG
This DNA window, taken from Litorilinea aerophila, encodes the following:
- a CDS encoding phage tail protein produces the protein MTEERQPDPLHVFRFRVDFQESQGKVPLCSGQFSECSGLEATMEPHVIKEGGRNFGAVQRAGRVTFGTVILKRGITTTQHLWQWFDFVTRTNAYAYRLTATITIQDAAGRPRLTWELTNVLPTKFKVPDLNATAREVGVEELHLVHEGMKLIAPGGSP